One Capsicum annuum cultivar UCD-10X-F1 chromosome 2, UCD10Xv1.1, whole genome shotgun sequence genomic window carries:
- the LOC107861454 gene encoding non-specific lipid-transfer protein A: protein MKGILVALLMFLVVVVQLGEAITCGEVDLSLAPCLPYLIQGGDPPVPCCDGVKKLVQITPTQQDRQVACECVKSAAARYTNLKPDAATNLLSRCGVTTNIPISPTIDCKTVP from the exons atGAAGGGAATTTTAGTGGCTTTGTTAATGTTCCTAGTTGTGGTAGTGCAATTAGGTGAAGCAATTACTTGTGGAGAAGTTGATTTATCACTGGCCCCTTGTCTGCCTTATTTGATACAAGGTGGAGATCCACCAGTGCCATGTTGTGATGGTGTAAAAAAACTTGTACAGATAACACCAACACAACAAGATAGGCAAGTTGCTTGTGAATGTGTGAAATCTGCTGCTGCTCGTTACACTAACCTTAAGCCAGATGCTGCAACTAATCTCCTTTCACGTTGTGGTGTTACTACCAATATCCCCATCTCTCCTACTATTGACTGCAAAAC AGTTCCTTGA
- the LOC107860536 gene encoding cullin-3A: MSAQKKRNFQIEAFKHRVVVDPKYAEKTWKILEHAIHEIYNHNASGLSFEELYRNAYNMVLHKFGEKLYSGLVSTMTSHLKEIAKFIEASQGGLFLEELNRKWAEHNKALQMIRDILMYMDRTFIPSTHKTPVHELGLNLWRDHIIHCSKIHKRLQDTLLELIQLERTGEVINRGLMRNVIKMLMDLGSSVYQEDFEKPFLDVSADFYRLESQQFIECCDCGDYLKKAEKRLNEEIERVSHYLDTRSEPKLTNVVEKEMIESHMHRLVHMDNSGLVNMIVNDKYEDLGRMYNLFRRVSTGLALIRDVMTSHIREIGKQLVTDPEKLKDPVDFVQRLLDEKDKHDKIISSAFNNDKTFQNALNSSFEYFINLNPRSPEYISLFVDDKLRKGLKGVTEEDVELVLDKVMMLFRYLQEKDVFEKYYKQHLAKRLLSGKTVSDDAERSLIVKLKTECGYQFTSKLEGMFTDMKTSQDTMQGFHAAVGAEIAEGPSLTVQVLTTGSWPTQSVTTCNLPSEILGVCEKFKTYYLGTHTGRRLSWQTNMGTADVKATFGKGQKHELNVSTYQMCILMLFNNADRLSYREIEQATEIPASDLKRCLQSLACVKGKNVLRKEPMSKDIAEDDAFYFNDKFSSKFYKLKIGTVVAQKESEPEKQETRQRVEEDRKPQIEAAIVRIMKSRRVLDHNNIVTEVTKQLQSRFLPNPVVIKKRIESLIEREFLERDKIDRKLYRYLA; the protein is encoded by the exons ATGAGTGCACAGAAGAAGAGGAATTTTCAGATAGAGGCGTTTAAGCATCGGGTTGTTGTGGATCCGAAGTATGCTGAAAAAACTTGGAAGATCCTTGAacatgctattcatgagatttATAATCATAACGCTAGTGGTTTAAGTTTTGAAGAGCTTTATAG AAATGCATATAACATGGTACTGCACAAATTTGGGGAGAAGCTCTATTCAGGACTTGTGTCAACCATGACATCACATTTGAAGGAAATTGCAAAATTTATTGAAGCTTCTCAGGGAGGTTTGTTTCTTGAAGAACTGAATCGGAAATGGGCAGAGCATAACAAGGCACTGCAAATGATTCGAGATATATTGATGTATATGGATAGAACTTTCATTCCCAGTACACATAAAACACCTGTTCATGAGCTTGGTTTGAATTTATGGAGAGACCATATCATCCACTGTAGTAAAATCCACAAAAGGCTTCAGGACACACTTCTTGAACTTATTCAGCTTGAGAGGACTGGTGAAGTGATAAACAGGGGTTTGATGAGGAATGTGATAAAAATGCTAATGGATTTGGGTTCTTCAGTATATCAAGAAGATTTTGAAAAGCCTTTTCTTGATGTCTCGGCTGATTTTTATCGGCTTGAGTCTCAGCAATTCATTGAGTGCTGTGATTGTGGGGATTATCTGAAGAAAGCTGAGAAACGTCTCAATGAAGAGATTGAAAGAGTGTCTCATTATTTAGATACAAGAAGTGAACCCAAACTTACTAATGTCGTGGAGAAAGAGATGATTGAAAGCCATATGCACAGATTGGTTCATATGGATAACTCAGGCTTGGTGAATATGATTGTGAATGATAAGTATGAAGATCTAGGCAGGATGTACAACTTGTTCCGAAGAGTGTCAACTGGGCTCGCATTGATTAGAGATGTCATGACTTCTCATATTCGAGAAATTGGTAAGCAGCTTGTCACTGATCCAGAAAAGTTAAAGGATCCTGTAGACTTTGTGCAGAGGCTTTTGGATGAGAAGGATAAGCATGATAAGATCATAAGTTCAGCATTTAATAATGACAAAACATTCCAGAATGCTCTAAATTCCTCATTTGAGTACTTCATTAATCTGAATCCGCGATCACCCGAGTATATCTCTTTGTTTGTGGATGACAAACTTCGGAAAGGGCTTAAAGGGGTTACTGAGGAGGATGTAGAGCTCGTATTAGACAAAGTGATGATGCTCTTCCGCTACCTTCAGGAGAAAGATGTGTTTGAGAAGTACTACAAGCAGCACTTGGCAAAGAGGCTACTCTCTGGGAAGACGGTATCTGATGACGCGGAGAGAAGTTTGATAGTTAAGCTTAAAACAGAATGCGGGTACCAGTTCACCTCAAAACTGGAAGGCATGTTTACTGATATGAAGACCTCACAGGATACGATGCAGGGTTTTCATGCTGCTGTGGGTGCTGAAATCGCTGAGGGTCCTTCACTTACTGTCCAGGTTCTTACTACCGGGTCCTGGCCAACACAGTCTGTTACTACTTGCAATCTTCCTTCAGAAATTTTAGGGGTCTGTGAGAAGTTCAAGACCTACTATCTGGGGACCCATACAGGTAGGAGGCTGTCTTGGCAAACCAATATGGGGACTGCTGATGTGAAAGCTACATTTGGAAAGGGACAGAAGCATGAGCTTAACGTTTCCACTTACCAGATGTGCATCCTTATGCTGTTCAACAATGCCGATCGATTGAGTTATAGAGAAATTGAACAGGCTACAGAAATACCAGCTTCAGACTTAAAGAGGTGCTTACAGTCTCTCGCTTGTGTCAAGGGGAAGAATGTTCTGAGGAAGGAACCAATGAGCAAGGATATAGCTGAAGATGATGCCTTTTACTTCAATGATAAGTTCTCGAGCAAGTTCTACAAGTTAAAGATAGGTACTGTTGTTGCGCAAAAGGAGTCGGAACCTGAGAAACAGGAGACTAGGCAGAGAGTGGAGGAGGACCGAAAACCACAGATTGAGGCAGCAATAGTCAGAATCATGAAATCTCGGAGGGTGCTAGATCACAACAATATAGTTACTGAAGTAACGAAGCAGCTGCAGTCTCGATTCCTGCCAAACCCAGTTGTCATAAAGAAACGAATCGAGTCTTTGATTGAGCGTGAATTCTTGGAGAGGGATAAAATAGATAGGAAGTTGTATCGTTATCTGGCTTGA